In Lysinibacillus sp. FSL M8-0337, the following proteins share a genomic window:
- a CDS encoding ImmA/IrrE family metallo-endopeptidase yields the protein MYSSHLDDFIKQFYIKMDILKPKQINFFKIADCLDIKIHYWDESSQAAFLKNSNFIFLNEHLSFQQQWQDFCHELAHVLFHTGHQGRMAHTWIEYQENKANNFMYHACIPSFMLDELNLYYNNSITAIQIQELFNVEYDFAVKRLTQYISNKRVYAELAYRKSLQEL from the coding sequence ATGTATTCTAGTCACTTAGATGATTTCATCAAACAGTTTTATATCAAAATGGATATTCTTAAGCCAAAACAAATAAATTTTTTTAAAATAGCAGATTGTTTAGATATCAAGATACATTACTGGGACGAAAGTAGCCAAGCTGCTTTTTTAAAAAACTCGAATTTTATTTTTTTAAATGAGCATTTGTCTTTCCAGCAACAATGGCAAGATTTTTGTCATGAGCTAGCACATGTCCTTTTTCACACGGGTCATCAAGGTCGTATGGCCCATACTTGGATAGAGTACCAAGAGAACAAGGCAAATAACTTCATGTACCATGCCTGTATCCCCTCTTTCATGTTGGATGAGCTAAATTTATACTACAACAATTCAATCACAGCAATCCAAATACAAGAGCTATTTAATGTCGAATACGATTTTGCTGTAAAACGACTGACACAATACATAAGCAATAAAAGAGTTTATGCCGAATTGGCATATCGAAAAAGTTTACAGGAACTGTGA
- a CDS encoding helix-turn-helix transcriptional regulator produces the protein MDIGKKIISLREKRGWTQRELANRVNLNVSVMNRIESNERPVKDSELLNLANVLEVSTDYLLGRIDTPALTPRENDEEEFQAFVNNPDLQLWYKELPNSSEEELRKLRKMWDIIKNDLN, from the coding sequence ATGGATATAGGAAAAAAGATAATCTCATTACGAGAAAAAAGAGGATGGACGCAACGTGAATTAGCCAATCGAGTTAATTTAAATGTTAGCGTTATGAATCGAATTGAATCTAACGAGAGACCCGTTAAAGATAGTGAGCTCCTTAATTTAGCAAACGTACTCGAAGTGAGCACAGACTACCTTCTTGGTCGAATAGACACCCCAGCACTTACACCACGTGAAAATGACGAAGAAGAATTTCAAGCTTTCGTTAACAATCCAGACTTACAATTATGGTACAAAGAACTTCCGAATTCGAGTGAAGAAGAACTACGTAAACTACGAAAAATGTGGGATATTATCAAAAATGATTTAAATTAA
- a CDS encoding helix-turn-helix transcriptional regulator translates to MKIFNLAFVKQRRQELKMTLQEAADSMNMKNASTYLKYENGTYSFKAEQLPLLAKMLKCSTENFFIKIIAKTAI, encoded by the coding sequence GTGAAAATATTTAATTTGGCATTTGTTAAGCAACGTAGACAGGAGTTGAAAATGACACTTCAAGAGGCAGCTGATTCAATGAATATGAAGAATGCTTCTACTTATTTGAAGTATGAAAATGGCACATATTCATTCAAAGCCGAGCAACTGCCTTTGCTAGCAAAAATGTTGAAATGCAGTACTGAAAATTTTTTTATCAAAATAATTGCTAAAACAGCAATTTAA
- a CDS encoding group-specific protein, with amino-acid sequence MLQVQIDPSFAETILREEIQKNIEQVSIKTLFWDMKELCRQVQMSETFVKEQFFYNPDFPKFRVGKKWLMPAKQTEEFLLAWIAQQPRN; translated from the coding sequence ATGTTACAAGTGCAAATTGATCCATCATTTGCTGAAACAATACTACGTGAAGAAATTCAAAAGAACATTGAACAAGTAAGCATCAAGACGTTGTTTTGGGATATGAAAGAACTTTGCAGACAGGTGCAAATGAGTGAGACGTTTGTGAAGGAACAATTTTTTTATAATCCCGACTTTCCAAAATTCAGAGTAGGCAAGAAATGGCTTATGCCTGCTAAGCAAACGGAAGAGTTTTTGTTGGCATGGATTGCACAACAACCAAGGAATTGA
- a CDS encoding helix-turn-helix transcriptional regulator: MKLGVILKTCREFAGLSQEELAARMNRSQTCISRYENERKVPDVFTFMDWFKQTNTQEVGITLSQGLMSGLDIATVIQTLLPIVGGFAWLSIF, encoded by the coding sequence ATGAAGTTAGGCGTGATATTAAAGACTTGTCGAGAATTTGCAGGCCTCTCTCAAGAAGAATTGGCAGCTCGGATGAACCGGAGTCAAACATGTATCTCACGGTATGAAAATGAACGTAAAGTTCCTGATGTTTTTACTTTTATGGATTGGTTTAAACAAACAAACACGCAGGAAGTTGGTATAACTCTCTCACAAGGATTGATGAGTGGATTAGACATTGCAACAGTTATACAAACGTTACTGCCGATAGTAGGTGGGTTTGCATGGCTAAGTATTTTTTAA
- a CDS encoding ORF6N domain-containing protein, with translation MSELIVHGGKRVLTSVQLAEPFGTNAKVINRNFSRNQNQFVEGEHYFQLTGDALKAFKAERPNDASLKFTASLNLWTEKGAWLHASYLKGSRAKEALHTLIDGYYNILEQPQHIVPNQAQPLAITYEHIQQIESRLEVVEKQLRESTLHSGEQTRLRIEVTKRVNQLVRNKKDARGALFRAIYSAIKERYQVGSYRDVKQHELQDALRFVAQWGGDAS, from the coding sequence ATGTCAGAACTTATCGTGCATGGTGGCAAGCGAGTTTTAACAAGTGTGCAACTTGCAGAACCATTTGGCACAAATGCAAAAGTTATTAATCGGAATTTTAGTCGTAATCAGAATCAATTTGTTGAGGGCGAGCATTATTTCCAGTTAACAGGAGATGCACTAAAGGCTTTCAAGGCTGAACGTCCAAATGACGCTAGCCTTAAATTCACAGCATCCTTGAATCTTTGGACTGAAAAGGGAGCATGGCTTCACGCCAGTTACTTAAAAGGCAGTCGAGCAAAAGAAGCACTCCATACACTAATAGACGGCTACTATAACATTTTAGAACAACCTCAACACATTGTGCCGAATCAAGCGCAACCATTAGCGATTACTTATGAGCACATTCAGCAAATCGAAAGCAGGTTGGAAGTTGTGGAAAAACAATTACGAGAGTCAACATTACATTCAGGTGAACAAACGCGACTACGGATTGAAGTAACTAAACGAGTCAATCAGCTAGTTCGTAATAAAAAAGATGCTAGGGGTGCGCTATTCCGCGCAATATATTCCGCCATCAAAGAACGCTACCAAGTCGGCTCCTATCGTGACGTCAAACAACATGAGCTACAGGATGCATTACGATTTGTAGCGCAATGGGGAGGTGATGCTTCATGA
- a CDS encoding DNA cytosine methyltransferase, protein MCEKVCWTCGYFAFGCFVTGEYNNTVKIFNEYLSDMEVLGYTNSYQVSNAMDRGIPQTRERVFCISILGNNVFDFSKVKKRPLRPMSDFKQPDDEIENIEKYVVNIPSMLSRLEDLATPEKLSVTNQNFVI, encoded by the coding sequence ATGTGTGAAAAAGTTTGTTGGACTTGCGGCTATTTTGCTTTTGGTTGCTTTGTAACAGGTGAATACAACAATACAGTTAAGATTTTCAATGAATATTTAAGTGATATGGAAGTGTTAGGATATACAAATTCTTATCAAGTATCTAATGCTATGGATAGAGGTATTCCACAAACAAGAGAACGGGTATTTTGTATAAGCATATTAGGGAATAACGTTTTCGATTTTAGCAAAGTTAAAAAGAGACCATTGAGACCTATGAGTGACTTTAAGCAGCCTGACGATGAAATTGAGAACATTGAAAAGTATGTTGTTAATATTCCATCGATGTTAAGTAGATTAGAAGATTTAGCTACTCCAGAGAAATTGAGCGTAACAAATCAAAATTTCGTTATATAA
- a CDS encoding DNA cytosine methyltransferase, translating into MTERPDRCPSAGVFKMADGRYRYPTEREWWRLMGFDDTDFDLMLKEFPQKDKCRSATLYALAGNSIVVQELEAIFEVIINEYYGTNLIADATGQLQMIC; encoded by the coding sequence ATTACGGAACGTCCAGATCGTTGCCCTAGTGCTGGTGTATTTAAGATGGCTGATGGTCGTTATAGATATCCAACAGAACGAGAGTGGTGGAGATTAATGGGATTCGATGATACTGATTTCGACTTGATGCTTAAAGAGTTTCCGCAAAAAGATAAATGTCGTAGCGCTACGCTATATGCATTGGCTGGTAACAGCATTGTTGTACAAGAGTTAGAGGCGATATTTGAGGTCATTATTAATGAGTATTACGGAACAAATCTAATAGCAGATGCAACAGGGCAGTTACAGATGATTTGCTAA
- a CDS encoding InlB B-repeat-containing protein, whose translation MKKIINICIILLLLGLPWGNIPADANGTNESDFVVTPIGTGVMITGYIGKEKDLVIPETLNGLLVTAIGFEAFSNKQLTSVTIPSSVMSIRESAFRENQLTNVTIPSGVTSIGKSAFLENQLTSVTIPSSVASIGSHAFYRNQLTSVTIPSSVTSIERHAFSHNQLTSVTIPSSVTSIDDFAFYTNQLTSVTIPNSVTSIGHSAFGTNDLTSVTIPSSVTSMEAFAFHYNQLNQVEFEGQTKVNSLSFANQVRNGKGHLGWYEDSLYSISWTGNVLGPMIIYAKWEAVQYELTFDTNGGSIVPSQMVDEDAKATPPSAPTKTGYTFGGWYKEATLTNQWDFTTDVVTKDTTLYAKWNVAQVVQNELAFNTDGGTAVPSQRIVHNTKGIEPPAPTKTGYTFGGWYKEATLTNQWDFTTDVVTKDTTLYAKWNVAQVVQNELAFNTDGGTAVPSQRIVHNTKGIEPPAPTKTGYTFGGWYKEATLTNQWDFTTDVVTKDTTLYAKWNVAQVVQNELAFNTDGGTAVPSQLIVHNTKGIEPPAPTKAGYTFGGWYKEATLTNQWDFAKEVIMGHTTLYAKWVKNSSSENNGGSYVPTSPSNLNVFFETNDGDSLDSLSVAYDKKITELPIPTKKGFTFGGWYKEAALINQWDLTTDSVTKNTKLYAKWIANKTPEWKPDPAPEEPKPERPMVTFNDISDHWAKEMIEEVAGRGIIKGYPDGSFRPNEFIQRQHVALLFHRAFEFKPKRKVTTFSDVGPNHPYYEAVMSLQQAGIIDGSDGKFHPTALLTRAQMAKIVVLTLEIEPGGMSTFQDVSTTHWSYAYIAALAEREIVLGDNGKFKPDQPVTRAQFVAIMYRALNLK comes from the coding sequence TTGAAAAAAATTATTAACATTTGCATCATTCTGTTATTACTTGGTTTACCGTGGGGAAATATCCCTGCCGATGCAAATGGAACAAACGAAAGCGATTTTGTTGTGACACCTATTGGTACGGGTGTCATGATAACTGGCTATATAGGAAAAGAGAAGGATTTGGTCATCCCCGAAACACTTAATGGTCTACTAGTTACGGCAATAGGTTTTGAAGCATTTTCTAATAAACAACTAACAAGTGTGACGATTCCAAGTAGTGTAATGAGTATACGAGAATCTGCATTTCGGGAAAATCAGCTAACAAATGTGACGATTCCAAGTGGTGTCACGAGTATAGGGAAATCTGCATTTCTGGAAAATCAGCTAACAAGTGTGACGATTCCAAGTAGTGTCGCGAGTATAGGGAGTCATGCATTTTATCGAAATCAGCTAACAAGTGTGACGATTCCAAGTAGTGTCACGAGTATAGAGCGACATGCATTTTCTCATAATCAGCTAACAAGTGTGACGATTCCAAGTAGTGTCACGAGTATAGATGATTTTGCATTTTATACTAATCAGCTAACAAGTGTGACGATCCCAAATAGTGTCACGAGTATAGGGCATTCTGCATTTGGTACTAATGATCTAACAAGTGTGACGATTCCGAGTAGTGTCACAAGCATGGAGGCTTTTGCATTTCATTATAATCAGCTAAACCAGGTAGAATTTGAAGGACAAACAAAGGTAAATTCGCTTTCATTTGCTAATCAAGTCAGGAATGGTAAGGGTCATTTGGGATGGTATGAAGATTCATTATATAGCATCTCTTGGACAGGAAATGTGCTAGGACCAATGATCATTTATGCGAAATGGGAAGCAGTACAGTATGAACTCACGTTTGATACCAATGGAGGGAGTATAGTCCCATCACAGATGGTTGACGAGGACGCAAAGGCGACACCTCCCTCTGCCCCAACAAAAACAGGTTATACATTCGGAGGTTGGTATAAAGAGGCTACCCTAACGAATCAGTGGGACTTTACCACAGATGTAGTGACGAAGGATACGACATTGTATGCGAAGTGGAACGTGGCGCAAGTGGTGCAAAATGAACTGGCGTTTAACACGGATGGAGGGACTGCTGTCCCATCACAACGTATTGTTCACAATACAAAAGGGATTGAACCGCCTGCCCCAACAAAAACAGGTTATACATTCGGAGGTTGGTATAAAGAGGCTACCCTAACGAATCAGTGGGACTTTACCACAGATGTAGTGACGAAGGATACGACATTGTATGCGAAGTGGAACGTGGCGCAAGTGGTGCAAAATGAACTGGCGTTTAACACGGATGGAGGGACTGCTGTCCCATCACAACGTATTGTTCACAATACAAAAGGGATTGAACCGCCTGCCCCAACAAAAACAGGTTATACATTCGGAGGTTGGTATAAAGAGGCTACCCTAACGAATCAGTGGGACTTTACCACAGATGTAGTGACGAAGGATACGACATTGTACGCGAAGTGGAACGTGGCGCAAGTGGTGCAAAATGAACTGGCGTTTAACACGGATGGAGGGACTGCTGTCCCATCACAACTTATTGTTCACAATACAAAAGGGATTGAACCGCCTGCCCCAACAAAAGCAGGTTATACATTCGGAGGCTGGTATAAAGAGGCTACCCTAACAAATCAGTGGGATTTTGCTAAAGAGGTAATAATGGGACATACAACGCTATATGCGAAATGGGTAAAAAATAGTTCCTCTGAAAATAATGGAGGAAGCTATGTACCAACGTCACCATCAAATTTAAATGTGTTTTTTGAAACCAATGATGGGGACAGTTTAGATAGTCTGTCTGTAGCGTATGACAAAAAGATAACAGAGTTACCTATTCCTACAAAGAAAGGTTTTACATTTGGCGGTTGGTATAAAGAGGCTGCTTTGATTAATCAGTGGGATTTGACAACGGATAGTGTGACAAAAAATACGAAATTGTATGCGAAATGGATTGCAAACAAAACCCCAGAATGGAAACCAGATCCAGCACCAGAAGAACCGAAACCAGAACGACCAATGGTGACCTTTAATGATATTTCTGATCATTGGGCAAAAGAAATGATAGAGGAAGTAGCTGGTCGAGGAATTATTAAAGGATATCCAGATGGTTCATTTCGCCCGAATGAATTCATCCAACGCCAGCATGTGGCGCTGTTATTCCATCGTGCTTTTGAGTTCAAACCAAAACGAAAGGTCACTACTTTTTCAGATGTAGGACCAAATCATCCATACTATGAAGCCGTTATGTCATTACAACAAGCAGGAATTATTGATGGTTCAGATGGGAAATTCCATCCAACTGCTCTACTAACTCGTGCACAGATGGCAAAAATTGTGGTGCTTACCCTTGAGATAGAACCAGGCGGAATGAGTACATTCCAAGATGTGTCTACCACACATTGGAGTTATGCTTATATCGCTGCATTAGCAGAACGTGAGATTGTGCTTGGTGATAACGGCAAATTTAAGCCGGATCAACCCGTGACACGAGCACAATTTGTCGCAATAATGTACAGAGCATTGAATCTGAAATAG
- a CDS encoding site-specific integrase yields the protein MNFVQPIRNPEYIRAIKKYLFDWNYRNYMLFVLGINSGLRISDILQLKVSDTKRDYFNVIEKKTKKARRIEMTPQLKRELRQYVEGKEEYEYLFKSREGVNKSISRSSAYKILNKAALAVGLEENIGTHTLRKTFGYHFYKQTKDVALLQEILNHSSPKITLRYIGINQDQMDKAMKDFRI from the coding sequence GTGAATTTTGTTCAACCTATCCGCAATCCAGAATATATCCGCGCAATTAAGAAGTATTTATTTGATTGGAATTATCGTAATTACATGTTGTTTGTTCTTGGCATTAACAGTGGACTTCGTATATCAGATATTCTGCAACTTAAAGTATCTGACACTAAGCGTGATTATTTCAATGTAATAGAGAAGAAAACTAAAAAAGCTAGACGTATTGAAATGACACCGCAATTAAAACGTGAGTTAAGGCAATATGTAGAAGGAAAAGAAGAATATGAATATTTGTTCAAAAGTCGTGAAGGGGTTAACAAATCCATTAGTCGAAGCTCTGCTTACAAGATATTAAATAAGGCAGCGTTGGCAGTTGGACTTGAAGAGAATATTGGTACACATACATTACGTAAAACGTTTGGATACCATTTTTATAAACAGACAAAGGACGTAGCTTTATTACAAGAAATATTGAATCATTCATCACCAAAAATAACATTACGTTATATCGGTATTAATCAAGATCAAATGGATAAAGCAATGAAGGACTTTAGAATATAA
- a CDS encoding sigma factor-like helix-turn-helix DNA-binding protein — protein MEIMKNYADLLRIIDIVKAEIEMLEVDKEYWLGKNEQLPFASIGADKFGLDVASQRTDRLNGRIASLETKLEHYQAIEKEIRENVEKLEGLEYKIAKLRFIDGMTYQEIADELGYTHDHIRRVASKSKKKEVVLNY, from the coding sequence ATGGAAATCATGAAAAATTATGCGGATTTATTACGCATCATAGATATAGTAAAAGCTGAGATTGAAATGTTAGAAGTGGATAAAGAATATTGGTTGGGGAAGAATGAACAACTACCATTTGCATCAATTGGGGCAGATAAATTTGGCCTTGATGTTGCATCTCAAAGAACAGATCGTTTGAATGGTCGTATTGCATCATTAGAAACTAAATTGGAGCATTATCAAGCCATTGAAAAAGAGATTCGTGAAAATGTTGAGAAGCTAGAGGGCTTAGAATATAAAATAGCTAAACTACGTTTTATTGATGGCATGACCTATCAAGAAATTGCTGATGAGCTTGGATATACACATGACCACATTCGACGGGTTGCGAGTAAAAGTAAAAAGAAAGAAGTAGTATTAAATTATTAA
- a CDS encoding ATP-binding protein: MFDSERGINARKIKNISEQIKSGAQYENPVIELKREFWDLSNDEGRNEFAKDLTVMANSQYDVGNIIVGIDGKTGDLHHTTLPLDAASLANIISRKVLEPFTVEFIEIQVNYKNIIVVHIPRTYNKPHMLRLYKNREMFIPMRKGTRTQAADKYDLDLMYTERERIVIPPYRIEPFNGDSQLIINPLISRGNFSWSCLINVLNTGSRINLVIGGSIRLFSGDIEIAKHKLNSYYIPGTTKEWQDIRSNNFIKISQNDAIRVNFGFHIANQEQYLELKSQLNSGCSAQISLIDVAGNESYTGIIPLWLKD, encoded by the coding sequence TTGTTTGATTCCGAAAGAGGTATTAATGCTAGGAAAATCAAAAATATTAGTGAACAAATTAAATCCGGTGCTCAATACGAGAACCCAGTAATAGAGTTAAAACGCGAATTCTGGGATTTGTCAAATGACGAGGGTAGAAATGAATTCGCAAAAGACTTAACTGTTATGGCAAATTCACAATATGATGTTGGGAACATTATAGTAGGTATTGACGGTAAGACTGGTGATTTGCACCATACTACACTGCCATTAGATGCTGCATCTTTAGCTAATATAATTAGCCGTAAGGTACTTGAACCTTTTACGGTTGAATTTATTGAAATTCAGGTGAATTATAAAAATATAATTGTTGTTCATATTCCCCGTACCTATAACAAGCCTCACATGCTTCGATTATATAAAAATAGAGAAATGTTCATTCCTATGAGGAAAGGTACTAGAACACAAGCAGCAGATAAATATGATCTTGATTTAATGTATACTGAACGTGAAAGGATTGTAATTCCCCCTTACCGAATTGAACCATTTAATGGTGATAGCCAACTTATCATAAATCCTTTAATCTCAAGAGGCAATTTTTCTTGGAGCTGTTTAATAAATGTTCTAAATACAGGTTCAAGAATAAATCTAGTTATTGGAGGTAGTATTAGATTATTTTCTGGGGATATAGAAATTGCCAAGCACAAACTTAATTCTTATTATATTCCTGGAACCACAAAAGAATGGCAAGATATCCGTAGTAATAACTTTATAAAGATTTCTCAAAACGATGCAATAAGAGTTAATTTTGGCTTTCATATTGCAAATCAAGAGCAATATCTTGAACTTAAATCTCAACTTAATTCGGGTTGTTCAGCACAAATTAGCTTAATTGATGTAGCAGGTAATGAAAGTTATACAGGTATAATTCCCCTTTGGTTAAAAGATTAA
- a CDS encoding terminase small subunit — protein MKVRKINPKQQEFADYFIELGNAEEAALRAGYSKTYARGQSYKLLANVGIKTYIENRMEELKSERVADQQEILESLTKVLRGEEKGVALVGVGMGEQEVLDIKPTLAEKIKAAELLGRRYGMWTDKVKHEGAVPIVIEDDVSE, from the coding sequence TTGAAAGTAAGAAAAATAAATCCAAAACAACAGGAATTTGCTGATTATTTTATTGAACTTGGTAACGCAGAAGAAGCTGCATTACGTGCTGGTTACAGTAAAACGTATGCCAGAGGTCAATCTTATAAATTGTTGGCAAATGTCGGCATAAAAACATATATAGAAAATCGCATGGAAGAATTAAAATCAGAACGTGTTGCTGATCAACAAGAAATACTCGAATCGCTTACTAAAGTTCTTCGTGGTGAAGAAAAGGGTGTAGCACTTGTTGGTGTCGGTATGGGTGAACAAGAAGTACTGGATATTAAACCAACACTAGCCGAAAAAATTAAAGCTGCTGAACTACTAGGGAGACGCTACGGTATGTGGACAGATAAGGTGAAGCATGAAGGTGCTGTACCAATTGTGATTGAGGATGATGTGAGTGAGTAA